The genomic DNA agaaaataaaatctcaatatgAGGAATTTGGGTGCAAACTAATTCGAAACATCATGAGAAGGTGAAGGGAGTTTTGGTTTCTCTGTAATGGTgctgaaattttatttttttatgggttaTTTTCATGGTATTTTGTTGCTAGAAATCACTAAGCTTGAAGAAGAATTGCATGTCGAAGGTTATATCTTTGTCTTTGCAACTTTAGTTAGTTGCAAAATTAAAACCCAATAGATTCCATCATTATAATCTCGCATAAAATTCAAATGGGTTTATTGTTTTGGtcgatgaaattgaaaaagaaggaattttttaaaaaagtgatgGGGTGAAAGAATTAATATACCTAGGAGGATAGTTGCAGGGTGAAAGAATTTTGATTGGTGAGGTTGGAAGAATTCTTTAGGTTGTTATCATGGATGAGAGGTTGAAGACAAGTAAAATAATATAGTGTAGTTAGACTATAGTAAAATCAGTGTTCCTCTTTAATCTCACCATAAAAATTAACtgtcccatggtgggaaaagattaaactttcccatgtgaaatgccacctaCAATATGTGTTTCTAATTATTGTCAAATGCTTGACTTCTAATTGTTGTCTTGCCACTTTTGACTCAATTGTGTAAGCTATCAATGGCTCAACTAGTGTGTGTCAatgtcaataatttttttttgttgttgaaggagTGTCAATCATGTTAGGCAACATTTGAACATTGTACTAGCTCATAACCTTGCCAGTCTATCAAAAAGTGTAGGATCTAAAACTTTGGATGGGTCATGTCCCATATTAGCTATATGCTGCAGGTTGTAATTCGGCTgtagtttattttttcttaacgAAGCTATCTTTTCAGGTGGCATTTTCCATGGGAAGGGTGATTCCTTTCCCATGTGAGTTTTAACTGACACGTGGCAGTGAAAGAGGTTGTTTTTGATTTGTtggttttaacaaaaataattgaatgcAATATTAAACTAATATTTGATTTACACTTTGTTAAAAATCTGAATCTTATGAACAATCATCCtcaataattttgaatttatttcattttagcttaTCATTGTTTCTGCCCCTGTGTTTGAAGcatttggaatttttttcaattaatttcgATCTGCTTTCACTAATCTATTTATTGTTGAATTTAACTTTCTCCCCATCCATAAACTCCCCCTATGACAAATTCGACAATTTGTGGCCGTAAAACTAGTACCATTACCTCCAAAACCATAAACAGCCATAGCTTTtccatataattttaatatcagtaattttgattttttaaaacaacaaaacgGATTGAAGAGTTGCAATTTCTGAATAAGGGATCtggaaaattcaattttatgagGGACTTAGGAGAAGTCGAATTGAAACTTCTGAGAAGGGAAACTGAATAATTCAATTGATTAAAACGAGATTGGTGGTGATGTTGTTGCGTAAGGGAAGTGGTGGGGtcaatttttttgtgaaatttttaaaaacaaaaagtcaTCAATAGGTTGTAAATCCTAGCCATTCAATttgtttattaatatattatatctaTGACCATAGTTCACCTTTCCTATGACATAGGAAAGGAATCAACCttcccatgtgaacacacaccatcttttcattattaaaataaaaacgtgTTTCTAAGTTGAATCATGAATAGAAATTTTGGCATTCTAATggatgtatgtggtctttaaTGGATCATACTTAACTTTCATCATATTTGGGTTGTGAAAATTTGCATGTTCAATGTGAAACTTTGGAGTGCAGATCTGCTCCATTTATGCAACTGTCCATTTATCCGATTCTCTTCACCGATGGATGACAAATGCCGTCAtgattttttgtgattttgacaaGTCAAATTTCTCGTTCATATAGCACTGCTCGTAATCTATTGACAAATCCTGGTTGTTAATCAGATTGGCTATGCACTATGCATtcgaaataacaaaaaaaagatgatGGTATTAAATTACCAGGAGAAAATAACATTGACAAGAttgcaataataataatacctaGGCCGGTCACCACTTACATAAATGATAAATGTAACATCGGTACTAAACTACAACGACCAATGTCAGGAATCATATGCTTTTCTTGACTAggaaaacaaacataaacaccTCTCAATCTATCATTATTACATATACCCCTCTCCTCCGCGTTCTACAAACACgttaattattaatcataagtcattaataaaaaaaaacacaacaccaTCTTTCACAAATCAACATTCAATTCAGAAGGTAGATGAAATATCAGCCGAATGAATGATGTACGTAAGTACCAGCgccaacaacatcaacaaataaGCTATTCCTTGATCAACCGATGACCCTGAATAACACAttacaaaaacaatattaaaaactgatgaaaatttatcaaaacacagtggtatatatttatatttttaaaaagtataaatattattttagtccctacaatcatgcattttttagttttataagtaaggttttttttttttttgtttagatttaGTCCCtctgcaaattcaaaatttgtttttttagagaaacaaattcaaattcaaaaaatgtttcTAATTCCGACTCCATACATGACCTAATAAACTGAcatataaaaactttttttttttgttaaattacaCTTTTGACCACTTAAATCAATTTTAGGTTTCCTTTCGTCAATAaaggttttttcattttgatcacTTAAATAGTGTtgcattatttcattttttatcatttaacaTGCAAATATTAGATGTTTTGTTAAATGTTCATAGCTTAGAAAggatcaaaattaaacaaagaaTACTCAAGGGGCTAAATTGCATGACATTTGTAAGTTAAGGAACAAAGCAAGtactaaataatatttaatcatatttaaacattaaaaactgataataattcatcagaaataaataaatacaatgcAAGTACTAAATAATATTGCagctgattttttattttttttcaaaataagagGAAATAACGTGAAATGGAAACTTTGTATGTAACGTAAAATGTAAATACAGAAAATCCAGATCTAGGAAAATAGATCTGGTATAATAGATGAGAtctaagaagaaaaagagagagagagagaaagttaccGTCACTGGTAGGAGAAGGTGCAGGGGCAAGAGTTTGAGCTTGAACAGCGGCAGGGAATGAAATCGTGAAAATGAGAGTGGCAATGATAGCCATAACTCCGAATCCGAATGAATGTTTAGATGAAGCCATGTCAATAATGAGTGATAtatttgtctttgtttttgtctctgcagcgtctctctctctgtgtgtgaaatgaagaaaagacgCGCAGAGATAGAGAGAAATGGTTCAAGAGGAGCGACGGAGAGTGATGAGTGGGGGGTTTAAAAGGCGGTTATTGGAGGTGTGTGTGGGAGAGAGAAAAGAGGAGAGAGGCAACCGGTTATACCGGTAATGGAGGAAAATGCCATATTTGAAAGAGGTGGGGTTCACTATCCAGCCTTATGTTTCGGTAACCCATGTGATTACATTACCCTTTGGATTTTcttatttcaaaattcaattgttgAATTGGATTCCCCTTTCTCTATCCAATCTGACACCCAGCTTTTGGCGCCACATGCATTTGCCTGCCTGCCCTCCCCCCTCCTCCCGccttcttttatttgtttttaacttaaaaatacaaAGTTTCTTAACACTCTAATGTatgcttttttttattatatgaaaCTCATGTTAATCTTACACTTTAGATAGAAATGAATCTTACATTAAtgattcttttcaaaaaaatctcacattaatgataaaatttatacgaatttcatcaaataaatgAGTGATTATTGAAGTAAATGTTTgaaagattttgtttttaacatttcaatacagataaataagaaataattttaatattaatctatttttttttttaagggaatatTAATCTCAttcatgaaaaaatatatatgtttttgttggTGGGTTGCAAGGACTTTATATGTATCAAGAtaagattaaatttaaatccTAGTTAATAGACGTGGCTAATTGACACACAATTGAGCTTGGGAGTGTTAGAattaaggcttaattgatcatttgatcccttaacttaattctttattttaaattggtACCCTAACTATTAAAGGTTTTAAAATGGTCATTTATCTTTGTTTTAGTCATAGTTTTGgttctattttattaattttaaactctTTAAAAAGAAGACCGTTGGATTAAGGAGATCCATCGAATCTAATGGTATATCATCAACACGTAATTTATACTGCTTTATTCctcttcttcctcatcttcatctcATTCATATAACCATAACCATCATTAACATTCATGAACcataaacccaaaaaaaaatcatgaatcaaACCCAACAactaacaaacacaaaaaatcaaactcaatCGTTTCCATCATCGCACAAAAGAAGCATAACATTAACACACCCAAATTGCCTCATCAACCAcactttttctcttctcttacGAAACCACTTTCTATAGAACACAAAAGACATGTGCACACAAAACCCAATTTTTATGCATCAAACAGTTAAGATCCAAGGTGGGTTTTGCATTATCACATTCAGTTTTCAAAAGGGTCATTGAAAATCACATAAAAAGATAATGAGTCAGTTTCATAGTGATTTGGATCATGAGGGTATTGATTGTACGTTCAAGGTTGTTACGATTGGTGACTCTGGTGTTGGAAAATCTCAGCTTTTGAATAGGTTTGATAGAAATGAGTTTCATTTGAAATCTAAAGCTACAGTTGGTATTGAGTTTTTGACCAAAATTGTTCTTATGTATCAAACCCAATCATACCCATTCTGAGAGATTGAAGAAATACGCTCCTCAGTTTCACGGACCTCCTCTTTTGGCATCTGAAAGAGGGAAAAGATTGggtttgattttttgtgtttgttagttgttggtttgattcatgatttttatgggtttatggttaatgaatgttgatgatgtttatatgaagaagatgaagataaggaagaagaagaaaaaaccaatataaattatgtgttggtgatacaccGTTAGATCCGATGGACCTCCTTAATCCAACAGTCTTCTTTTTAAGaggtttaaaattaataaaataggacCAAAATAATGACTAAAATAAAGATAAGGGACCATTTTGAAACGTttaatagttaggggaccaattcgaaataaagaattaagttaagggaccaaatgatcaattaagcctataattaatttttcaaattctaaAGGCACTTTTGAAAAGGAGTTAGTGTCTTTTAAGTGTAACTACGTGTTAGTGACATACTAGTTGGTCCGAAGAGTCAAAATGTGAAAGTATATTATTAGGTCACACGGGAGaaccaaatgttttttttttttttttttgacaaaatgctTGATTTCACAGTGttttaaataaagataaattcATACGAGAACTCTTATCCAATACATCATTCTTCCACacaatcaattaaaatttaggcttaaaCTCACTTTTCACCTCTAAGTTTGCAAAagtagcaattttggccccctattaaaaaaaaggcttaaatatgtgtCCAGTCCCTGCAAATAGGCCTCAGTtgaattttagtccctgtactTACTAATCCTCCCAATTTGccactgcaaatattaatcacttaaaatttGGTCCAAATTAGCAAACACTGCGTACGTGGCAGGTGATTAGCGACGTGGCGCTGACGTGGCGTGTAGTGAATGGGAATGTGTCAGGCTGACTCAGCTTTTTGGACGCGAACTACCCATTTTGCCCTTAATGAATCCTGAGACCGGAAAAAGACTGTTTTGCCCCTCACTTTCATATCTtccctctcttcttctttcacgacttgttcttctttcttcttcctctattTTTCTTCCTCCATTTTCACAAGAACCCTAATTTCACCAACATATTATTGTTCGATTTTGTCACCAAATCCTTTTGCAATAATCAATTCGTAACATCTAAATCCGGTTTGGTTCGTTTTTAGCTCCAAAAAATGTCGTCAACTGCAACTTCCACCCAAGACTCTTACTCAATGGGCTGGGTAACTTGTTATCGTAAAGACCCACCTGAAGAGATGCAGACCTCGCGTGGAATGCTTCCTGTGTGCTATTGTCATCAACCTATGGTGATCTACATTGCAAATACTGTAGATAATCAGGGGCGTAGGTTTTGGAAGTGTCGCAATTGGCAGGTTAGTGTGTTCTTAAAGCTTATTATGTAGTTTTTGTagaattaaaattaatgggTTGTTGGAATGTTGTTCATGATGCACAGAAAGCAAGGAAATGTAATTTGTTGATTTGGGATGATGAACTTGGTCCTTCTACGAGACCTTTTGTTACAGTGTCAGCTACTCCATCAAATGCATCAATTGAGCAGCCAAGAAAAGAGTCGTCGAAAGCGGTGGTCGAGGTCGAAGAAGTTAAGCAGGGAATGTCAAATGTGGAGACTAGGTCAGAGAAGTGTAACTGTGCAGAAACTTTGCAGGGAATGTGGGacgagaagaaagaaaaaatgaagatgaaattggtgcaacaaaagaagaaattttactGGTTGAAGTTGTTTGTTATAGTTAGCTGGGTGTTCTTTGTGGTATGCTATGCAAAGAAGTAGTGAATTAAGTGGAAAAGTTGGAATATGATTAGTAATGTGTTTGTTGTAATGTAATGTGTTTGGGATTTAGATAAcaatgtgtttgtgtttgtggtgTTTATGTAATGTGTATGTGTTTATTTGAACTTGTAATGTGACAATGTGTAATatgttggtttggtttgataaaATGTGATGTTATGAATTAAATTTAGTTGTGATTGAACCTGTTGACATACATACATCATATGGAATTTTATAAAgcataaatattttacattaataATAGATGATGTCAACATAGAACTTGTTCATAACTTGTGCATAGACAAGAATTACAACCAAAATAGTTAACTAGGATACTTAAAGGGTGTAACCCATAATCTGTCAACATTACTTGGTCTTAGCCAAGAATTACAACCAAAATATTTAACCACTTAATACTTAACCAAAAGGGTATGCATAATTCCATTCAAGTTGCATACACAGTTAAAACCAACTAATTAAAACACATTAAACATATTTGATGGTGTCAACTTTTCTAATGAGGCCTAGACATGATCCAAGCTTTGCCTCTGGGACAACTTTGACAGGGGGATCAGTCTCCTTCTGAGCATCAGCATTACAATCATCAACTATATCAATTGGGTCATCCATCTTCTTTCCTGGTCCCTTCTTGTTAGCATTAGTTCTCCAAACATTCCTACGACTTCTCCTCACTTTACCTAAGTCAAGCTTCTTACCTTCTGACTTTGCTTGTCTTGGTGCTTGTGTTGGTGCAACAGATGGTTTGGGTGGAACAGATTTTAGCACAGGTTCACAAATAGTTTTCACAATGGTATATGGTTTAACATATGTTTTTGAGTGTGTTGATGTGTTTACCGTTGTACTCACATCAACAGATGGTTTCACAGTTGTTTGAGATGTGTTGGTAGTCTTAACATTGGTGTAGACCTTTGCACTAGGCTTAACAATGTTAATTGTGTTTGGGTGAGCTTGTACAACTGTGTTGACTTTTGCAGATGGTGCCACAATTGTTTGTGAGGTCCTACCAGTGTGAACTGTGGTGTGTATTGTTGCAGATGGTTCAATGAcagtttgtgtttgtgttggtGCAAGTGGGTTTGTTCTCATAAATGCAACAGGTGGTTTGGGTACCTGTTTTGGAGGGTTTACCTGTTTTGGTGGGTTTAATTTAGGAAGTCCCTTAACaagttttctcttcttcttgaCTGGCTCAACTCTCTCACCCATCATAGTACTTATAGATCCCTGACTACTTTCAACTTGAGTTGCCTGAGAATGTTGTGGTTGTGCTTGCCTTTGATCAACTTGTGCTTGACCAACTTCAACTTGAGCTTCACCTTGCCTTACAACTTCACTTTGAACCTGGCTTCTCCCCTCTGTTTGCCCATAACTTTGCTCTGATTGCCCTTCATTCTGCTCTTGCCTTGTTTTTTTTGGTGCTTTCCTCTGTCATTTAACATTAAACATAGTATGCATTAGAAAACAGCAAGCAAATAAtgaatctaattattattacaaGTTGAATCTAATGAAGAAAGTAATATGGTACCTTCCTTTTTTGTGCTTCAGGGTCAACTGTCTGACTCTTGCATCCTCTTGCATTGTGCCCAAATTTGTTACAAGTTGTACATCTGTAGCTTGTGTTTGCTCTGCTATACTTGCCTTGTGTTTGATTAGCCTCACCAGGCTCCCTCCTCCTAAGCTTCTTTGGTCTCCCAGGCCCTTTTTTATAAGTTGGTGGAAGCACCTCCTACAAGGTATACCTACCAACTCCCAAAAATTACAACTACATGTCCTATTTGCAGTGTTTACAGTAAACCTATGTCCACCACCCACCATTTCAACCTCAAACTCATCACCTATTCCCCATGTTGCTATCCAGTTTCCAGATTTCTGAATCTCAGTGTTCAATCTTTTCCTTGGCATAGGCATGATATCACCTTGCCAGTTACTTAACTTATTCCTAAGTTTTGACATCCTATTCATGAGGTATGTTCTAATCCACTCTGCCATTGTGAGGATTGGCTTATCTCTAGCTAATAAAATAGTAGCATTAAATGCCTCTGAAATGTTATTCATTAATACATCACACTTAGGATAATATGAAAATGCATGCTTACACCATAATTTAGGATCATGTCCCATTACCCACTCCCATGCTTTCACATCCACCTTTTTCAGCTCTTCCATCTTAACAGCCCAAGCTGTGCAGTAAAACACAAACATATACACATTCAGTGAAACCCCTTATTAGTAAAACCCAAATTATGCagtaaaacattaaaatatcaCTTATGCTTTTACCTTGTCTATATGTAGCCTTTGCTGCACCCATCATCAAATCCCTTATCAAAGTTCCTCCTCCaaattttttcttgaaattgGCATATAGATGCCTAAGACAGTATCTATGTTCAATTCTATCAGACCATTCATCAAACACACTCATCAATCCCTGAATCATACAAACAAATTAAGATAAGTTAAtcataaagaaataaattaaacacaACTTCAAATTAAGTTTAAGTTAATCATAAATACCTTTTGTTGATCTGAAATAAACACCCATCTCTTGTTTCCAATATCTTCAAGCAGTAAAGTTAAAAACCACCTCCATGTCTCTTTGGTTTCATTCTCAACAACTCCAAATGCTAATGGGAAATATTGGTCATTTGCATCTCTTCCAACAGCAACTAATAATATACCTCCAAACTTAGTTTTCAAGTGACACCCATCCACTCCAATAAATGG from Medicago truncatula cultivar Jemalong A17 chromosome 8, MtrunA17r5.0-ANR, whole genome shotgun sequence includes the following:
- the LOC25502153 gene encoding arabinogalactan protein 41, which codes for MASSKHSFGFGVMAIIATLIFTISFPAAVQAQTLAPAPSPTSDGSSVDQGIAYLLMLLALVLTYIIHSADISSTF
- the LOC112417444 gene encoding uncharacterized protein; protein product: MRGSGEQKVKDIMKDLRRQYSVGVSFHTAWSANKRATEILDGDAKKQYTLLWRYAAELKRVCNGNNLKLNVERTLLTNQPRFSKFYFCFDGCKQGFLAGCRPFIGVDGCHLKTKFGGILLVAVGRDANDQYFPLAFGVVENETKETWRWFLTLLLEDIGNKRWVFISDQQKGLMSVFDEWSDRIEHRYCLRHLYANFKKKFGGGTLIRDLMMGAAKATYRQAWAVKMEELKKVDVKAWEWVMGHDPKLWCKHAFSYYPKCDVLMNNISEAFNATILLARDKPILTMAEWIRTYLMNRMSKLRNKLSNWQGDIMPMPRKRLNTEIQKSGNWIATWGIGDEFEVEMVGGGHRFTVNTANRTCSCNFWELVGIPCRRCFHQLIKKGLGDQRSLGGGSLVRLIKHKASIAEQTQATDVQLVTNLGTMQEDARVRQLTLKHKKGRGKHQKKQGKSRMKGNQSKVMGKQRGEARFKVKL